One Kaistella polysaccharea DNA segment encodes these proteins:
- a CDS encoding acyl-CoA dehydrogenase family protein — MSNTLKGGEFIIKDIPAAELFSLEELSDEQKMLRDSVSEFMERDVIPHRERFEKKDYALTEETMRKLGEMGTLGIAVPEQYGGLGMGFVSTMLACDMVSGANGSLATAYGAHTGIGTLPILLYGTEELKQKYLPALATGEKFGAYCLTEPDAGSDANSGKTKAVLSEDGKHYIINGQKMWISNAGFADTFTLFARIEDDKNITGFVINRSELEDPNSMTMGEEEHKLGIRSSSTRQVFFNDMKIPVGNLLGERNNGFKIAINALNAGRIKLAAANIDGQRRITGLAIKYANERKQFGVAISTFGAIRKKIAEMSTGIFVSEAGSYRAAKNVEDKITEFIAGGMSHAEAELSALAEYAVECSILKVYVSDLTQHIADEGIQIYGGMGFSEDAPMEAAWRDSRIGRIYEGTNEINRLLAVGMLIKKTMKGELDLLKPAMAIGKELMGIPSFEVPDYSEYMSEEKAILHNLKKVFLMVAGAALQKYMMDIEKQQHLLLNASEILNQIYMAESAVLRAEKHFDTDSVQASMARLNLYKAVEAITTAAKEGIVSFAEGDEQRMMLSGLRRFTKYTNMPNVVALTEKVAAHFVEKGSY, encoded by the coding sequence ATGAGCAATACTTTAAAAGGCGGTGAATTCATCATCAAAGATATTCCTGCAGCAGAATTATTCAGTTTAGAAGAATTATCCGATGAGCAAAAAATGCTTCGTGATTCGGTATCTGAATTTATGGAAAGAGACGTCATCCCACACAGAGAGCGTTTCGAGAAAAAAGATTATGCATTAACCGAAGAAACCATGCGCAAATTGGGCGAAATGGGAACTTTGGGAATTGCAGTTCCAGAACAATACGGCGGTCTCGGAATGGGATTTGTGAGTACCATGCTTGCCTGCGACATGGTTTCTGGAGCCAATGGCTCCCTGGCAACTGCTTACGGAGCGCACACCGGAATCGGAACACTTCCTATCCTTCTTTATGGAACGGAAGAATTGAAACAAAAATACCTTCCTGCTTTAGCAACAGGTGAAAAATTTGGAGCCTATTGCTTGACAGAGCCTGATGCAGGTTCCGATGCGAACTCCGGAAAAACAAAAGCTGTTCTTTCAGAAGATGGGAAACATTACATCATCAACGGACAGAAAATGTGGATCTCGAATGCAGGTTTTGCTGATACATTCACCTTATTCGCCAGAATTGAAGATGATAAAAACATTACCGGTTTCGTGATCAACCGTTCTGAACTGGAAGATCCAAACAGCATGACCATGGGCGAGGAAGAACACAAATTAGGAATTCGCTCCTCTTCTACCCGTCAGGTTTTCTTTAATGATATGAAAATTCCCGTAGGAAATTTATTGGGAGAAAGAAACAATGGTTTTAAAATAGCGATCAACGCTCTAAATGCGGGCCGAATTAAATTAGCCGCCGCAAACATTGATGGACAAAGAAGAATTACAGGTTTAGCCATTAAATATGCCAATGAAAGAAAACAATTTGGCGTGGCGATTTCTACTTTTGGAGCGATCCGTAAGAAAATTGCAGAAATGTCCACAGGAATTTTCGTTTCTGAAGCTGGATCTTACAGAGCAGCGAAAAATGTAGAAGATAAAATTACGGAATTCATTGCAGGTGGAATGTCTCACGCAGAAGCAGAATTAAGCGCTTTGGCAGAATATGCGGTAGAATGCTCTATTCTTAAAGTGTATGTTTCGGATCTGACGCAACATATTGCAGACGAAGGAATTCAGATTTACGGTGGAATGGGTTTCTCTGAGGATGCACCTATGGAAGCAGCTTGGCGAGATTCCAGAATTGGTAGAATTTACGAAGGAACAAACGAAATTAATAGACTACTTGCCGTAGGAATGTTGATCAAGAAAACCATGAAAGGCGAACTTGATTTGTTGAAACCAGCCATGGCCATCGGAAAAGAATTGATGGGAATTCCCTCTTTCGAAGTTCCTGATTATTCAGAATATATGTCTGAAGAAAAAGCAATTCTTCACAACTTGAAGAAAGTATTCTTAATGGTTGCCGGAGCAGCGCTTCAGAAATACATGATGGACATCGAAAAACAGCAACATCTTTTACTAAATGCCTCTGAAATTCTGAACCAGATCTATATGGCAGAATCTGCAGTTTTAAGAGCAGAAAAACATTTCGATACCGATTCAGTACAAGCCTCAATGGCGAGATTAAATCTTTACAAAGCCGTGGAAGCAATTACCACCGCAGCGAAAGAAGGAATCGTATCCTTTGCAGAAGGCGACGAACAGCGCATGATGCTTTCAGGCCTAAGAAGATTTACAAAGTACACCAATATGCCAAATGTAGTTGCCTTAACTGAAAAAGTTGCAGCCCATTTCGTGGAAAAAGGATCTTACTAG
- a CDS encoding four helix bundle protein translates to MSFKQDNLIQIKTFDFALEIIKFYLECKSQNEYVLSKQILRSGTSIGANVEEAIAAQSKKDFISKLSIANKEARETKYWLRLYQSSNLVQIEIESHLKEIESILNILTKIIKTSSENL, encoded by the coding sequence ATGAGTTTCAAACAAGACAATTTGATTCAGATTAAAACATTTGATTTTGCTTTAGAGATTATTAAATTTTATCTTGAATGCAAATCCCAAAATGAATATGTTTTATCAAAGCAAATTCTTCGTTCCGGAACTTCAATAGGAGCAAATGTTGAAGAAGCAATTGCTGCTCAGTCAAAAAAAGATTTTATTTCAAAACTTTCAATTGCAAATAAAGAAGCAAGAGAAACGAAATATTGGTTGCGACTTTATCAATCTTCGAATTTGGTTCAAATTGAAATTGAATCTCATTTAAAGGAAATAGAAAGCATCCTTAATATCTTAACTAAAATCATCAAAACATCATCTGAAAATTTATAA
- a CDS encoding acetyl-CoA C-acyltransferase — protein sequence MSKQAYIIKGFRTAVGKAPKGSLRFTRPDVMAVTVIEKLMAAVPQLDKNRIDDLIVGNAMPEAEQGLNVARLISLMGLKTDQVPGVTVNRYCASGSEAIAIASAKIQAGMADCIIAGGTESMSYIPMGGYKPVPESDMAKTNPDYYWGMGYTAEEVAKQFNISREEQDEFSFDSHNKALKANETGRFKDQIVPIPVEYNYLDENQKMQTKKYDFSVDEGPRKGTSLEGLAKLRPVFANGGSVTAGNSSQMSDGAAFVIVMSEEMVKELGLEPEARLVAYAAAGLEPRIMGMGPLYAIPKALKQAGLELKDIDLIELNEAFASQSVALKKELNLNPDILNVNGGAIALGHPLGCTGTKLTVQLLDEMRKRGNMKYGMVTMCVGTGQGAASIFELL from the coding sequence ATGTCAAAACAAGCATATATAATAAAGGGTTTTAGAACCGCAGTCGGAAAGGCTCCGAAAGGATCACTTCGATTCACGCGTCCCGATGTCATGGCAGTAACCGTTATCGAAAAGCTAATGGCTGCAGTGCCGCAGTTAGATAAAAACAGAATCGACGATTTGATCGTTGGTAACGCAATGCCAGAAGCAGAACAAGGTTTGAACGTCGCGCGTTTAATCTCTTTGATGGGATTAAAGACGGATCAAGTTCCCGGTGTTACGGTTAATAGATACTGCGCTTCCGGATCTGAAGCAATTGCAATTGCCTCTGCAAAAATTCAGGCAGGAATGGCGGATTGCATCATCGCAGGTGGAACAGAATCAATGTCGTATATCCCGATGGGCGGTTACAAACCAGTGCCAGAAAGCGATATGGCAAAAACCAATCCCGATTATTATTGGGGAATGGGTTACACGGCGGAAGAAGTGGCGAAACAGTTCAATATTTCCCGTGAAGAACAAGATGAATTTTCTTTCGATTCTCACAACAAGGCTTTAAAAGCGAATGAGACTGGAAGATTTAAAGATCAGATTGTTCCAATTCCGGTTGAATACAACTACTTGGATGAGAATCAAAAAATGCAAACCAAAAAATATGATTTTTCTGTGGATGAAGGTCCAAGAAAGGGAACAAGTTTGGAAGGTTTGGCAAAATTACGTCCGGTCTTTGCAAATGGGGGAAGTGTAACTGCAGGAAACTCCTCTCAAATGAGCGACGGTGCAGCGTTCGTCATTGTAATGTCGGAGGAAATGGTGAAAGAATTAGGGTTGGAACCGGAAGCAAGATTGGTTGCTTATGCAGCCGCAGGTTTGGAACCAAGAATTATGGGAATGGGTCCATTATACGCTATTCCAAAAGCTTTAAAACAAGCAGGTTTAGAATTAAAAGACATCGATTTAATTGAATTGAACGAGGCCTTCGCTTCCCAATCCGTGGCTTTGAAAAAAGAATTGAATCTTAATCCAGACATCTTAAACGTAAACGGCGGCGCCATCGCACTCGGACATCCACTCGGGTGTACCGGAACAAAACTAACCGTTCAACTTCTCGATGAAATGCGCAAGCGTGGCAACATGAAATACGGAATGGTAACGATGTGCGTAGGAACGGGACAGGGAGCAGCGAGTATTTTCGAGCTTCTCTAG
- a CDS encoding four helix bundle protein has product MKTHRLRDLIIWQKSMVLVKDIYLLTENIPVTEKFGLISQIRRCAVSIPSNIAEGAGRNNPKEFNQFLGIANGSSYELETQLILLVDLNFKSEDEIQPLLNILTEIQKMIYKFKTNLMSS; this is encoded by the coding sequence ATGAAAACGCACCGATTAAGAGATTTAATTATTTGGCAGAAGTCAATGGTTTTGGTTAAAGATATTTATCTTTTGACTGAGAACATCCCTGTCACCGAAAAATTTGGATTGATTTCACAAATCAGAAGATGTGCAGTTTCTATTCCTTCTAATATTGCAGAAGGCGCTGGAAGAAATAATCCGAAAGAATTCAATCAATTTTTAGGAATCGCAAATGGTTCAAGCTATGAATTAGAAACACAATTAATTTTATTAGTTGATTTAAATTTTAAAAGCGAAGACGAAATTCAGCCTCTACTCAACATTTTAACAGAAATTCAGAAGATGATTTATAAATTCAAAACTAATTTAATGAGCAGTTAG
- a CDS encoding 3-hydroxyacyl-CoA dehydrogenase/enoyl-CoA hydratase family protein, with the protein MKRRIKHVTVLGSGIMGSGIAAHFANIGVQVLLLDIVPFELTEAEQKKGLTKEDRVVRNRIAAENFVKLQKSSPALLYSPKFAERITVGNFDDDLEKIKKTDWIIEVVVERLDIKKSVYEKIEQFRKPGTLVSSNTSGIPIHFLIEGRSDDFKKYFAGTHFFNPVRYLPLLEIIPTPETDPEVIQFYMDFGAKFLGKTTVLAKDTPAFIANRIGVFSMMNLLHEIKGLGLNVSDIDKLTGPIIGRPKSATFRTADVVGLDTLVMVADGVRNSKMEANDFNDVFKLPDYVQKMVDNKWLGSKSEQGFYKKIKNAEGKSEIHGLNLDTMEYELQGKTEFPTLALTKAIDKPIDRFKVLIGGKDKAAELYRKSFGALFAYVSHKVPEISDELYKIDDAMRAGFGWENGPFEIWDAIGVQKGIELAKDAGYQVSDWVKNVDSFYKVNDEGQSIYFDKNSGDYNSIPGQEDFIILDNIRKNKTLWSNSGSSIQDLGDGIINFEIHSKMNSLGGEVLDGLNRAIDLAEKEYDGLVVGNQGANFSVGANLAMILMMAIDQDWDDLNMAIAYFQKSMMRVRYSSIPVVVAPHGMTLGGGCEMTMHADRVVAAAETYIGLVETGVGVIPGGGGTKEMALRVSREFHSDDVKNNRLRDMFMNIAMGKVATSAYEAYDMGILENHKDIVVVNKNRQIKTAKMLALSLAEHGYTQPIEQKVKVLGRDALGMFLVGTDQMLTGKYISEHDKLIADKLANVLVGGNLSEPTVVTEQYLLNLERETFLQLCGERKTLERIQFMLTKGKPLRN; encoded by the coding sequence ATGAAACGACGAATTAAACACGTAACGGTTCTTGGTTCAGGAATTATGGGTTCCGGTATCGCAGCACACTTCGCCAACATCGGCGTACAAGTGCTTTTATTAGATATCGTGCCTTTTGAACTGACAGAAGCTGAACAGAAAAAAGGTCTGACCAAAGAAGATAGAGTGGTTCGAAACAGAATCGCTGCAGAAAACTTTGTGAAGTTACAGAAGTCAAGTCCAGCGCTTTTATACTCTCCCAAATTTGCGGAGAGAATTACGGTTGGAAACTTTGATGATGATTTAGAAAAAATCAAAAAAACAGACTGGATTATTGAGGTTGTGGTTGAAAGACTCGACATTAAAAAATCGGTTTACGAAAAGATAGAACAGTTTAGAAAACCGGGAACTTTAGTTTCATCAAACACTTCTGGAATTCCTATTCATTTCTTGATTGAAGGAAGAAGTGATGATTTCAAAAAGTATTTCGCTGGAACGCATTTCTTTAATCCGGTAAGATATTTACCACTTTTAGAAATTATTCCAACACCTGAAACCGATCCTGAAGTTATTCAATTCTATATGGATTTCGGCGCGAAGTTTTTAGGCAAAACCACGGTTTTAGCGAAAGATACTCCCGCTTTTATCGCGAATAGAATTGGCGTTTTCTCGATGATGAACTTGCTCCATGAGATCAAAGGTTTAGGTTTGAATGTTTCTGATATTGATAAATTAACCGGTCCAATTATCGGCCGACCAAAATCTGCAACATTCCGAACTGCGGATGTTGTTGGTCTCGATACTTTGGTCATGGTTGCGGATGGCGTTCGAAACAGTAAAATGGAAGCGAACGATTTTAACGACGTTTTCAAATTGCCAGATTACGTTCAGAAAATGGTCGACAACAAATGGTTGGGATCTAAATCTGAACAAGGTTTTTACAAGAAAATTAAAAATGCAGAAGGTAAATCTGAAATTCACGGGCTGAATTTAGATACCATGGAATATGAACTTCAAGGCAAAACTGAATTCCCTACTCTAGCTTTAACCAAAGCGATCGATAAACCAATCGACCGTTTCAAGGTTTTAATTGGCGGAAAAGATAAAGCCGCAGAGTTATATCGCAAATCTTTTGGCGCTTTATTCGCTTATGTTTCGCATAAAGTTCCGGAAATTTCTGATGAACTGTATAAGATCGATGACGCAATGCGTGCAGGTTTCGGTTGGGAAAATGGACCTTTTGAAATTTGGGATGCGATTGGCGTTCAGAAAGGAATTGAATTAGCCAAAGATGCGGGCTATCAAGTTTCTGATTGGGTGAAAAATGTCGACTCATTCTACAAAGTAAATGACGAAGGACAAAGCATTTATTTCGATAAAAACTCTGGAGACTACAACAGTATTCCAGGTCAAGAAGACTTTATCATTCTGGACAATATTAGAAAAAACAAAACACTTTGGAGCAATTCAGGTTCCTCAATTCAGGATTTGGGCGATGGAATTATCAACTTTGAAATCCATTCTAAAATGAACTCTTTAGGAGGCGAAGTGTTAGATGGTTTGAACCGAGCCATCGATTTAGCCGAAAAAGAGTATGACGGTTTGGTTGTAGGAAATCAAGGCGCGAATTTCTCTGTTGGAGCCAATTTAGCAATGATTTTAATGATGGCAATTGATCAGGATTGGGATGATTTAAATATGGCGATTGCTTATTTCCAAAAATCAATGATGCGCGTTCGTTATTCATCAATTCCTGTTGTAGTTGCTCCACACGGAATGACTTTAGGAGGTGGTTGCGAAATGACGATGCACGCTGACCGCGTTGTTGCAGCAGCAGAAACGTATATCGGCTTGGTAGAAACTGGTGTCGGTGTAATTCCTGGCGGTGGTGGAACAAAGGAAATGGCCTTGAGAGTTTCCCGTGAATTCCATTCTGATGATGTTAAAAATAACAGACTTCGGGATATGTTCATGAATATCGCAATGGGAAAAGTGGCAACTTCTGCTTACGAAGCCTACGATATGGGAATTTTAGAAAACCATAAAGACATTGTGGTCGTGAATAAAAACCGTCAGATCAAGACTGCAAAAATGCTCGCTTTAAGTTTAGCGGAACATGGTTACACACAACCGATCGAGCAAAAAGTGAAAGTTTTAGGGCGTGATGCATTGGGAATGTTCCTCGTTGGAACTGATCAAATGTTAACCGGAAAATATATTTCTGAGCACGATAAGTTGATTGCGGACAAATTAGCCAACGTTTTGGTAGGTGGAAATCTTTCTGAACCAACAGTTGTCACAGAACAATATTTATTGAATCTGGAAAGAGAAACTTTCTTACAATTATGTGGTGAAAGAAAAACTTTGGAAAGAATCCAGTTTATGTTAACGAAAGGGAAACCACTTAGGAATTAG
- a CDS encoding MarR family winged helix-turn-helix transcriptional regulator, translating into MNKSHAEKVENVDLILKSTWLAVSKMYSELAQDHDATAVQALTLLKIDPKDGTRSTNLGPKMAIEPTSLTRIIKLLEDNGYIYKEKTTNDKREVIIKLTEKGLNSRNLSKEVVVNFNKKVVEKIPHEKMEIFKEVMTDILKIANELNNKK; encoded by the coding sequence ATGAATAAATCACACGCAGAAAAAGTTGAAAATGTAGATCTCATTTTGAAATCTACCTGGCTCGCAGTTTCGAAAATGTATTCCGAACTCGCCCAAGATCATGATGCCACTGCCGTACAGGCACTTACGCTATTAAAAATAGATCCAAAAGATGGCACCAGAAGTACGAATCTCGGTCCGAAAATGGCCATAGAACCAACATCTTTAACGAGAATTATTAAACTTTTAGAAGACAATGGTTACATCTATAAAGAAAAAACCACAAACGATAAGCGGGAAGTAATCATTAAACTAACTGAAAAAGGTTTGAATTCAAGAAACCTATCGAAAGAGGTTGTCGTCAATTTCAATAAAAAAGTCGTAGAGAAAATTCCTCACGAAAAAATGGAAATCTTCAAAGAAGTGATGACAGACATTTTGAAAATTGCAAACGAATTAAATAACAAAAAATAA
- a CDS encoding ABC transporter ATP-binding protein, producing MFLELNNTSIGYKTPLIKEVNTGLALGDICLLIGNNGVGKTTLIKSILNQTDLLNGEVLLNGIKTKTLSSKEMAEQIAVVFSKSQIPANYTLRDLISFGKYIHYPYYFELKESDQQEVEEIIKSLNLTQYRDFQLTELSDGNLQKAFIGRALAQNSPMIILDEPTTHLDEENKIIILKLLRNLAKVHKKLILFSSHDWRLAKEFADKIWLIHDQKIDAGIAEEILLKHNELLNPELFDFTESFVPPKISAPDFHKEMLYSFLQKNFTKDLSFLKFTFQDGFWVIFEADKQIKCSSFTEIANFLAKPY from the coding sequence ATGTTTCTAGAACTAAATAACACATCAATTGGTTACAAAACTCCTTTAATAAAAGAAGTTAATACTGGTTTGGCTTTGGGTGATATTTGCCTTTTAATCGGAAACAATGGCGTTGGAAAAACAACCTTAATTAAAAGTATTCTTAATCAAACTGACTTATTAAACGGTGAAGTTTTACTCAATGGAATAAAAACCAAAACGCTTTCATCCAAAGAAATGGCAGAACAAATTGCTGTCGTTTTTTCAAAGTCTCAAATTCCGGCGAATTATACCTTACGGGATCTCATTTCTTTCGGAAAATATATTCATTATCCTTATTATTTTGAACTGAAAGAATCGGATCAACAGGAAGTTGAAGAAATTATTAAAAGTCTAAATTTGACGCAGTATCGCGATTTTCAGTTGACTGAATTGTCAGATGGTAATCTTCAAAAAGCATTTATCGGACGAGCTTTAGCACAAAATTCGCCGATGATAATTCTGGACGAACCCACTACGCATTTAGATGAAGAGAATAAAATTATTATTTTAAAACTCCTCCGCAACTTAGCCAAAGTTCACAAAAAACTCATCCTCTTTTCATCTCATGATTGGCGATTAGCAAAAGAATTCGCGGATAAAATTTGGCTGATACATGATCAAAAAATCGATGCAGGAATTGCGGAAGAAATTCTCTTGAAGCATAATGAATTACTTAATCCTGAGCTCTTCGATTTCACGGAAAGTTTTGTTCCACCAAAAATTTCAGCGCCCGATTTTCATAAGGAAATGCTGTACTCATTTCTTCAAAAAAATTTCACAAAAGATCTCTCTTTTCTGAAATTTACATTCCAGGATGGTTTTTGGGTGATTTTCGAGGCAGATAAACAAATAAAATGCTCATCTTTTACAGAAATCGCTAATTTCCTCGCAAAACCTTATTGA
- a CDS encoding GxxExxY protein: MTENELSKIVFELGLKIHRRLGAGLFENVYEECLFYELQKSGLKAEKQKVYPMIYDELKIENAFRIDIVVENKLILEIKAVEFLNDTHKAQLLTYLKMTGCRLGLLINFRTDVFKNGVKRVVNGLPQ, translated from the coding sequence ATGACTGAAAACGAACTTTCAAAAATTGTATTTGAATTGGGTTTAAAAATTCATAGAAGATTAGGCGCAGGTCTTTTTGAAAACGTTTATGAAGAATGTCTTTTTTACGAGTTACAGAAATCTGGTCTTAAAGCAGAAAAGCAAAAAGTTTACCCAATGATTTATGATGAATTGAAAATTGAAAACGCATTCAGAATTGATATCGTTGTGGAAAATAAATTAATTCTGGAAATTAAAGCCGTAGAATTTCTGAACGATACACACAAGGCTCAACTTTTAACGTATTTAAAAATGACAGGATGCAGATTAGGTCTATTAATAAATTTCAGAACCGACGTCTTTAAAAATGGAGTTAAACGAGTCGTCAACGGTTTACCGCAGTAA
- a CDS encoding iron ABC transporter permease, which produces MTKNFKIITLLIIIGIIVSIVVNLNIGFLNLNFSDFLSSTAENAQIAKLRVNRIIVMMLAGIAIPTSGFLLQEYFQNPLAGPSVLGITSVASLSVAFYILFSQDLVLPEFLQNSFLSFSAIAGSMVLMFILLAFSGKFQDRSFLIIFGFLISALAGAVVSILQFYAENQSLKNYILWSFGANNQVSTNQIFILLGIVIFGLVLSFKTIKPLIGNSLGTAYAQSLGVDLNKLKFLIIISSSLLSASVTAFLGPILFIGIVVPHFCRMLFNPAKLWQQWILNMLLGIFIMEFFSIISESTQFPLNVITSLFGIPVILTMMLREKKV; this is translated from the coding sequence ATGACGAAAAATTTTAAAATCATCACTTTATTGATTATTATCGGAATTATTGTTTCGATTGTAGTGAATTTAAATATTGGTTTTCTTAATTTAAATTTTTCTGATTTTCTTTCTTCAACTGCTGAAAACGCACAGATTGCAAAACTTCGGGTCAACCGAATTATCGTTATGATGTTGGCTGGCATTGCCATTCCAACGTCTGGATTTTTATTGCAGGAATATTTTCAAAATCCCTTGGCTGGACCTTCTGTTTTAGGAATTACTTCAGTTGCCAGTTTGAGTGTCGCATTTTATATTTTGTTCTCCCAGGATTTGGTGCTGCCAGAATTTCTCCAAAATAGTTTCCTCAGCTTTTCGGCGATCGCAGGAAGTATGGTTTTGATGTTCATACTGCTTGCATTTTCAGGCAAGTTTCAAGACAGATCATTTTTAATAATATTCGGATTTCTCATCTCAGCTTTAGCGGGAGCCGTAGTTTCTATATTGCAGTTTTATGCAGAAAATCAAAGTTTAAAAAATTATATTCTCTGGAGTTTTGGCGCAAATAATCAGGTCTCCACCAATCAAATATTTATCTTATTAGGAATAGTAATCTTCGGACTAGTTTTAAGTTTTAAAACTATAAAACCGCTCATTGGTAATTCTTTAGGAACCGCTTACGCGCAAAGTCTTGGAGTTGATTTAAATAAATTAAAGTTTTTAATCATAATTTCATCTTCTTTACTTTCTGCCTCGGTTACTGCTTTTTTAGGTCCAATTTTGTTTATCGGCATTGTGGTTCCCCATTTCTGCAGAATGCTTTTTAATCCTGCAAAACTCTGGCAACAATGGATTTTGAACATGTTATTAGGAATATTCATTATGGAATTTTTCTCAATTATATCGGAATCCACACAGTTTCCTTTGAATGTAATCACTTCGCTATTTGGAATACCTGTAATATTGACGATGATGCTAAGAGAGAAAAAAGTTTAA
- a CDS encoding TlpA family protein disulfide reductase: protein MKKLILSTILLTAVVACNKESKVTETSDMATADSIVTPVIETNEAVVPFKKVEWTPEETSKMLGNQNNDTLYVTNFFATWCGPCVKEIPHFKAKMAEMKGQKVKFTFVSLDERSDWDEVVPKFVEKFDLSPNVVLLDGSKLTPEFFPKNFKKWDGGAIPFTLIRKGDKTDETLGSMSEEMLSQKLNSFN from the coding sequence ATGAAAAAATTAATTCTAAGTACGATACTTCTAACCGCTGTCGTTGCCTGTAACAAAGAATCAAAGGTTACGGAAACAAGTGATATGGCAACAGCAGATTCTATTGTCACGCCGGTTATTGAGACGAATGAGGCCGTTGTTCCCTTTAAAAAAGTAGAATGGACTCCTGAAGAAACATCGAAAATGCTAGGAAATCAAAATAATGATACGTTATATGTAACCAATTTCTTTGCAACCTGGTGTGGCCCGTGCGTTAAGGAAATACCGCATTTCAAAGCAAAGATGGCGGAAATGAAAGGGCAAAAAGTTAAATTTACATTTGTCAGTTTAGACGAGCGCTCCGATTGGGACGAAGTTGTACCGAAGTTTGTAGAGAAATTCGACTTATCTCCAAATGTTGTTCTTTTAGACGGTTCCAAGCTAACTCCAGAATTTTTTCCGAAGAATTTTAAAAAATGGGACGGTGGCGCAATTCCTTTTACTTTGATAAGAAAAGGGGATAAAACTGATGAAACTTTAGGTTCAATGAGTGAAGAAATGCTCAGCCAAAAGCTTAATTCATTCAATTAA
- a CDS encoding 2Fe-2S iron-sulfur cluster-binding protein — MENLSSKARQIEFHPLKLTKKQQLTKTIYALEFEIPSNLKPKYTFKAGQYVTLQFYWDGEWVQKDFSMTSAPFEKKISLGIKVNSDRSPVNSLIQNVEVGAEVSVSTPRGRFTLVSKPHEFRTIVGFAGGIGITPILSHFKNILFTEPRTRLFLFYGNKTFTDVAFRKELDELKSQYEDRLEIYHFYSREKVGNGIYEGRLDEKKVALIINQFLLLDDTDEESTIWDAVDEVLICGKGEMIKSLANACYKHGIPKKNIHFELFEEFNEDIYPVEKEFPLQKDIAVDFKLLGQNHHTTLANNKMRLLQQLLIQKFPVPYSCKSGICGSCECILEEGEVELLENEYLTDKEAAAGKILACMSVVLSKKIKVNFDLV; from the coding sequence ATGGAAAATCTCTCATCTAAAGCCCGACAAATAGAATTTCACCCGCTAAAATTAACGAAAAAGCAACAACTGACCAAAACCATCTATGCTCTTGAATTCGAAATTCCTTCTAATTTAAAACCGAAATACACTTTTAAGGCTGGTCAATATGTAACGTTGCAATTTTACTGGGATGGTGAGTGGGTTCAAAAAGATTTTTCAATGACATCGGCACCGTTTGAAAAGAAGATTTCATTAGGAATAAAAGTTAACAGCGACCGAAGTCCAGTTAATTCTTTAATTCAAAATGTGGAAGTTGGTGCAGAAGTATCAGTTTCAACACCTCGCGGAAGATTTACTTTGGTTTCTAAACCACACGAATTTCGAACAATAGTTGGATTTGCAGGCGGAATAGGGATCACACCGATTTTAAGCCATTTTAAAAACATCTTATTTACGGAACCTCGTACGCGGCTATTTCTTTTTTATGGCAACAAAACTTTTACCGATGTCGCTTTTAGGAAAGAATTAGATGAACTCAAATCCCAATATGAAGATCGTTTAGAGATTTATCATTTTTATTCCCGGGAGAAAGTCGGTAACGGAATTTATGAAGGCCGATTAGATGAAAAGAAGGTGGCTCTGATAATCAATCAATTCTTATTACTTGATGATACTGATGAAGAAAGTACGATTTGGGATGCGGTTGACGAAGTTTTAATTTGCGGAAAAGGCGAGATGATCAAATCATTGGCGAACGCATGTTACAAACATGGAATCCCAAAAAAGAATATTCATTTTGAACTTTTTGAAGAATTTAATGAAGATATTTATCCTGTTGAAAAAGAGTTTCCTTTGCAGAAAGATATAGCGGTTGATTTTAAACTCTTAGGACAAAATCATCACACTACTTTAGCAAACAATAAGATGCGCCTCTTGCAACAACTTTTAATCCAGAAATTCCCCGTTCCTTATTCATGTAAATCTGGAATTTGTGGCAGTTGTGAATGCATTTTGGAAGAAGGCGAAGTAGAGTTGCTGGAAAATGAATATTTAACGGATAAAGAAGCCGCAGCAGGGAAGATATTAGCATGCATGTCGGTCGTTTTAAGTAAAAAAATTAAAGTTAATTTTGATTTGGTATAA